CTTCGGCATAATAAACGTCGGCAACCCCAAGCACGCCGACGTGCTGCTGGTGACCGGCACCGTCAACCAGCGCAACAAGCACGTGCTCAAAAACATCTACGACCAGATGCCCGGACCCAAGGCCGTCATCGCCATCGGCGCCTGCGGCTGCTCGGGGGGTGTGTTCCGCGAAGCCTACAACGTGGTCGGCGGCGTGGACCAGGTCATTCCGGTGGACGTCTACGTCCCGGGCTGCCCGGCCCGGCCCGAGGCCATCATCGACGGCGTGGTGGCCGCTTTGGAAAAGGTCAAGACCCTGCTCGGCATGACCGCCTAGGCGGGGCGACCGGACAAAAGACCCAACCGGGGCCCGGCCCCGCGCGAGGATATCAACGTGCTGGAAACCATTCCCCTGACCCTTGACGCCGTGCGCGACGTCGCCAAGGAATGCTTCGACGACGGCTGGCGGCTGGTCACCATGTCCTCCGTCCAGGTCGGCGACGACAGCTTCGACGTTCTCTACCACTACGACAAGGACCTGGTAATGAAGCATTACCGGCTGTCCATTCCGAAAGATACCGTGGTTCCGAGCATTTCGCCGGTGTACTTCTGCGCGTTGCTCATCGAAAACGAGATCCGCGACCAGTTCGGCATCTGCTTCTCCGACATCGTGCTCGATTTCGGCGGAGCCCTCTACCTTGAAGAAGAAGTCCGCGCCATGCCTTTCTGCAAGGTCAGCGTGGCCCAAAAACAGTCCTAACGAGGGAATTCTATGGCCCGTACCATACTGCCGTTCGGCCCGCAGCACCCCGTCTTGCCGGAACCGCTGCATTTAAAGCTCACCATCGAGGACGAAACCGTCGTCGAGGCGCTGCCGACCCTTGGCTACGTCCACCGCGGCCTGGAAAAGCTCTGCGAGGTCCGCGATTTCAACCAGATGATCCAGATCGTCGAACGGGTGTGCGGCATCTGCTCCTGCCTGCACGCCCTGTGCTACTGCGAGGGTGTCGAGCAGATCATGGGCGTCGAGGTGCCGCGCCGCGCCAAGTACCTGCGCACCATCTGGGGCGAGCTGCACCGCATGCACTCCCACCTGTTGTGGCTGGGGCTTTTCGCCGACGCCTTCGGCTTCGAGAGCCTTTTTATGCAGTTCTGGCGGGTGCGCGAGCGCATCATGGACATCATGGAAGCCACCTGCGGCAACCGCGTGGTGGTCTCCGTCAACGTCATCGGCGGCGTGCGCCGCGACCTGTCTCCCGAACAATGCCAATGGATCGAAGAGCAGCTGGCCGTGTCCGAGAAGGAGATCAAGCAGCTCTCCACCACCATCCTGAATGATTACACCGTGAAAAAGCGCACCGTGGGCAAGGGCGTGCTGACCAAGGAGCAGGCCTACCAGCTCGGCGCCGTGGGCCCCATGCTGCGCGGCTCGGGCTGGGCGCAAGACGCCCGCCAGACCGGCTACGCCGCCTTCGGCGAACTCGGTTTCGACCCCGTCGTCGAATACGACGGCGACTCCTATGCCCGCTGCGCCGTGCGCTTCCGCGAGACGCTGCAGGCCATCGACATCGCGCGCCTGGCCATCGCCCGCCTGCCGGCCGGCGAAACGGCCACCAACGTCGAGGGCGCCATGGAGGACGACACCCCCAAACCCGTGGCCGCCGGCGAACGCCGCGACATCATGCAGGCCTACAACCGCGACAAGCGCCACCGCGTGACCGCCGCCCCGCCGCCCAACCTCGACCTGCCCGCCGGCCTGGTGGCCGCCAAGGTCAAGGGCAAGCCCGAGGGCGAGGCCGTCACCCGCGTGGAACAGCCCCGCGGCGAACTCATGTACTACCTCAAGGGCAACGGTTCCAAGAACATGGAGCGCGTGCGCATCCGCACCCCGACCTTCGCCAACATCCCACCGCTGCTCGCCATGCTGCCGGGGTGCGAACTGGCCGACGTGCCGGTCATCGTGCTGTCCATCGACCCCTGCATCAGCTGCACCGAACGGTAAAAAAGGAGCGCCCTTCCATGTTCAACATGACCAAGAACGTCGTCACGAACCTGATGACGAAAAGCTCCACGCGGCTGTATCCCATCGCCGTGCGGGGCCATTTCGAAGGCTTCCGGGGGACGCTCGTCTGCAACGTCGACGAGTGCATCTTCTGCCGGTCCTGCATGATCAAGTGCCCGTCCCAGTGCATCACCGTGGACAACAAGGCCGGCACCTGGACCTGTGAAGTCATGTCCTGCGTGTACTGCGGCGTGTGCGTGGACGTCTGTCCCACCAGCTGCCTGTCCATGACCAAGGAGCATCGCCCGGTGGCCACCGAGCGCCAGACGATCTTCCTCCAGGGCGTGCCGAAAAAGAAGAAAAAGGAAGAGGCCGCGGCCGAATAGCCGCCGCGTCGCTTCCACGGCCCAGACACCCGTCGCCGGTTCGCCGGTGGCGGGTGTTTGTTTTTCCGGCCGATGCCGGATATGGAGTGCCCATGGAAGGTTCGGCCGGGATGCGGGCTCCGGGGTTTCGACGGCATGTCCGGCTGGCGGGGATTGGCGTCTTTTGCCTGCTTCTGGCGGCGCACCTGGCCTTGGCCCTGCTCTGGGTCCTGGCCGGCGGCCGGCCGGCGGCGCAGGTGGAGCCCCGGGGCTACCGCAATGTCCTCGGCGATCTGGAGCCGCGGCTGCGCCTGACGGACCGGGAGATCCCCGGCCTGCCCTATCAGGTCAGCCTCAACAACCAGGGGCTGCGGGGCACGCGGCCCGTCAGCGCCGCCCGCAAGCCCGGGACGCTTCGCGTGCTGTGCCTGGGCGATTCCTACACCTACGGCGTGGGCGTGGACGACGCCCTGGCCTATCCGGCCCAGCTGCGGTCGATCCTGGCAAAGCGCCTGCCGGGCCTGGACGTCGAGGTCGTAAACGCCGGCGTCCCCTTCTACGACCTCTTCGACGAACTGGCCTACTACCGGGAAAAGGGCGCGCGCCTGGCGCCCGACGTGGTCGTGCTGCAATTTTACATCAACGACCTGGAAGCCATGGCCGGCTCGTTTTTCCGGGAGGATCTGCTGGTGCGCCAGGGCGGGGACTACAACGCCTTCGAGCAGGCCATCGGCCGCGAGGCGGCCGAGCGGCGCATCAACGCCTGGCTCGACGTTCACTTCCCCTGGCTGGTCGGGCTGGTGCGCGGGGGCGGGCTGCCCCAGGGCCCCTCCCGGGCCGAGACCGGGCCCTTCGCCGTCTACCACATAAAGCCGACGGACGAGGAACAGGCGCTGCTTCGGGACCGCAATCGGCAACTGTCCACCGCTTCGGACCGGCAAGCCAAACGGTTCTGGGACAACTACCGCCGGGCGCTCCTGGAATTTCGCGACGCCGTGGCCGCCAGCGGCGCCAAGCTCCTGTTCGTCATCGCCCCCGACGCCGCCCAGGTCCGCGAGGACTATAACCAGCCCGCCGCCGCCCTGGTGCCCTTTTGCCGCGAAAACGGCATCCCGGTCCTGGACCTGGCCCGGCAGTTGCGGGTCATGTCCGGCGAGAAGGTGGAGCGCTACTACCTGCTGCCCGTAAACGGCCACATCAACGCCGAGGGCAATACGGTCTGGGCCGCCGCCGTGGCCGATTCGCTGCGGGTTTCGCCCAAACCCGGCGGGTTCGACGTGACGGTCGCGCCGGCCTTTCCCGCCTTCGGCTACGAGGCGCCCATGCGCTTGAACCTGCGCTTCGACGGCGGCGGGATCGTGCCCGTGGACCGGGGCCCCCTGCGCGTGCGGGTCGTGCGCAACGCCAACCTGCTGCCCTGGGCCGTGGACACCGGCCACGGCGGCAACCGCATCGCCGGCCTGGTGCCGGATGTCGGGCGCGGCCCGGTGGGGGAACTCGTGCTGCGCCTGGACAGCGACACACCCCTGGACCAGGTCTCGGTGACGCTTTTCCGCAAGCTCGCGCCGCCCATAAACGGCTACGTGCTGCTCGGCTGGTCCCGCCACGACGGCGACTACAAGACGGTGCTGTTCGGATCGGACGCGGACGTGGCCGCGCCGGAAAGCTACGAGACCAGCCGGCTGGCGGAAATCGACCTGCGGGGCGCCCCGGCGCGGGAACTGTACCTGCGCCTGGAACTGCGCAACGAGGCCAGGGTATTCGCCGAATCCGCCGACCCGCCCTGGCGGCGCTTCGAGATCGTCGGCTACCCGGCGCGGGAAAACGCCCCGGTCAGCGCCGCAGCCACAGATAGGCCCGCGTCGCCAGCCGGTCCAGGACCACGGCCGGATTGACCGCGAGGATCAGCGCTTCCTGGCTTTCGGCCAACAGCAAATCCAGGCGCCGCGGCACGTCGGGATCGTAACAGCCGCCAAGCATCGCCCCGAGTTCCGTATCCGTCCGCCCGGCCAAAAAGCCGGCCAGCTCCCGCGACAGTTCCGTCAGCACCCGCTCGGCGCAGGCCCGGGCCGGCCGGCTCCGCGAAGCCGTGAACCAGCCCCGGCCCGTGCGCCAGAAATCGTGCAGCCCGTGAAGCAGCGGCCAGGGATCGTCCTCGCCCCCGGACGGCGACGGCTCGGCCGTGTCCGGCCAGGCCAGGGTCAGGACGAAGGAACGCGAAACGAGGGTGGGAAAAAGCCGCTCGCGCTGCGGCGTAAGCAGCACGAACACGTTGCCCGGCCGCGGCTCCTCCATGGCCTTGAGCAGCGCGTTGGCCGCCTCCTCGGTCAGCCCCTGCGCCTCGGCCAGAAGGATCACCCGCTTGCCCGGACCGCGCGGCGGCTCGCCCACCAGGCGGCGCACCTCGCGCATGGCGTCCACCTTGATGGTCTCCGAGCCGCCGTCGAAGTACTGGAAATCGAGAAACACCTTCTCCAAGATCTGTCGGCAGATGGCGCACAGGCCGCAGGGCGGCGTACCCGCCCGGCAGTTGAGCCGGGCCGCCAGGAAAAGCCCCAGGGCCGCGCGCTCGTCGGCCGTGCCGCCCTCCAGGATCACCGCCTGGGGCACGGCCCTGGCCAAGGCGTCGATGCCGGCCAGCACATGGGCCTGCCTGGCCGAGACGCCGAACACTTCGGCGGCCAGGGAGAGGGGGGGAGTGGGTGGTGTCATGATGTGGATGGCTTGGTTGTTGCGGGGTTTGTCGGTGGGAGAGCAGGGCTCTGCCCTGCACCCGCCGGGGGGCGTCACGCCCCCCGGACCCCCCGATCGGCTTTGGCGGGCGGGAG
The DNA window shown above is from Solidesulfovibrio sp. and carries:
- a CDS encoding GDSL-type esterase/lipase family protein, coding for MEGSAGMRAPGFRRHVRLAGIGVFCLLLAAHLALALLWVLAGGRPAAQVEPRGYRNVLGDLEPRLRLTDREIPGLPYQVSLNNQGLRGTRPVSAARKPGTLRVLCLGDSYTYGVGVDDALAYPAQLRSILAKRLPGLDVEVVNAGVPFYDLFDELAYYREKGARLAPDVVVLQFYINDLEAMAGSFFREDLLVRQGGDYNAFEQAIGREAAERRINAWLDVHFPWLVGLVRGGGLPQGPSRAETGPFAVYHIKPTDEEQALLRDRNRQLSTASDRQAKRFWDNYRRALLEFRDAVAASGAKLLFVIAPDAAQVREDYNQPAAALVPFCRENGIPVLDLARQLRVMSGEKVERYYLLPVNGHINAEGNTVWAAAVADSLRVSPKPGGFDVTVAPAFPAFGYEAPMRLNLRFDGGGIVPVDRGPLRVRVVRNANLLPWAVDTGHGGNRIAGLVPDVGRGPVGELVLRLDSDTPLDQVSVTLFRKLAPPINGYVLLGWSRHDGDYKTVLFGSDADVAAPESYETSRLAEIDLRGAPARELYLRLELRNEARVFAESADPPWRRFEIVGYPARENAPVSAAATDRPASPAGPGPRPD
- a CDS encoding DNA polymerase III subunit delta'; the encoded protein is MTPPTPPLSLAAEVFGVSARQAHVLAGIDALARAVPQAVILEGGTADERAALGLFLAARLNCRAGTPPCGLCAICRQILEKVFLDFQYFDGGSETIKVDAMREVRRLVGEPPRGPGKRVILLAEAQGLTEEAANALLKAMEEPRPGNVFVLLTPQRERLFPTLVSRSFVLTLAWPDTAEPSPSGGEDDPWPLLHGLHDFWRTGRGWFTASRSRPARACAERVLTELSRELAGFLAGRTDTELGAMLGGCYDPDVPRRLDLLLAESQEALILAVNPAVVLDRLATRAYLWLRR
- a CDS encoding NADH-quinone oxidoreductase subunit B family protein, with the protein product MLGNMINKGRIKSPWVVHFDCGSCNGCDIEVLACLTPIYDIERFGIINVGNPKHADVLLVTGTVNQRNKHVLKNIYDQMPGPKAVIAIGACGCSGGVFREAYNVVGGVDQVIPVDVYVPGCPARPEAIIDGVVAALEKVKTLLGMTA
- a CDS encoding NADH-quinone oxidoreductase subunit C encodes the protein MLETIPLTLDAVRDVAKECFDDGWRLVTMSSVQVGDDSFDVLYHYDKDLVMKHYRLSIPKDTVVPSISPVYFCALLIENEIRDQFGICFSDIVLDFGGALYLEEEVRAMPFCKVSVAQKQS
- a CDS encoding nickel-dependent hydrogenase large subunit, with the protein product MARTILPFGPQHPVLPEPLHLKLTIEDETVVEALPTLGYVHRGLEKLCEVRDFNQMIQIVERVCGICSCLHALCYCEGVEQIMGVEVPRRAKYLRTIWGELHRMHSHLLWLGLFADAFGFESLFMQFWRVRERIMDIMEATCGNRVVVSVNVIGGVRRDLSPEQCQWIEEQLAVSEKEIKQLSTTILNDYTVKKRTVGKGVLTKEQAYQLGAVGPMLRGSGWAQDARQTGYAAFGELGFDPVVEYDGDSYARCAVRFRETLQAIDIARLAIARLPAGETATNVEGAMEDDTPKPVAAGERRDIMQAYNRDKRHRVTAAPPPNLDLPAGLVAAKVKGKPEGEAVTRVEQPRGELMYYLKGNGSKNMERVRIRTPTFANIPPLLAMLPGCELADVPVIVLSIDPCISCTER
- a CDS encoding 4Fe-4S dicluster domain-containing protein, giving the protein MFNMTKNVVTNLMTKSSTRLYPIAVRGHFEGFRGTLVCNVDECIFCRSCMIKCPSQCITVDNKAGTWTCEVMSCVYCGVCVDVCPTSCLSMTKEHRPVATERQTIFLQGVPKKKKKEEAAAE